From a single Nicotiana tomentosiformis chromosome 2, ASM39032v3, whole genome shotgun sequence genomic region:
- the LOC104091054 gene encoding DNA-directed RNA polymerase II subunit RPB1, with protein sequence MDLRFPFSPAEVAKVRVVQFGIVSPDEIRQMSVVHIEHGETTERGKPKPGGLSDPRLGTIDRKMKCETCMANMAECPGHFGHLELAKPMFHIGFMKPVLSILRCVCFNCSKILADEDDPKFKQAMRIRNPKNRLKKMLDACKNKTKCEGGDEIDVRGEEPEAPVKKSRGGCGAQQPKISIDGMKMVAEYKLQKKKSDDPEQMPEPVERKQQLSAERVLSILKRVSDEDCLLLGLNPEYARPDWMILQVLPIPPPPVRPSVMMDTSSRSEDDLTHQLAMIIRHNENLKRQERNGAPAHIISEFAQLLQFHIATYFDNDLPGQPRATQRSGRPIKSICSRLKSKEGRIRGNLMGKRVDFSARTVITPDPTINIDQLGVPWSIALNLTYPETVTPYNIERLKELVEYGPHPPPGKTGAKYIIRDDGQRLDLRYLKKSSDQHLELGYKVERHLNDGDFVLFNRQPSLHKMSIMGHRIKIMPYSTFRLNLSVTSPYNADFDGDEMNMHVPQSFETRAEVLELMMVPKCIVSPQANRPVMGIVQDTLLGCRKITKRDTFIEKDVFMNILMWWEDFDGKVPAPAILKPRPLWTGKQVFNLIIPKQINLLRYSAWHNDSEKGPITPGDTQVRIEKGELLTGTLCKKTLGTSTGSLIHVIWEEVGPDAARKFLGHTQWLVNYWLLQNAFSIGIGDTIADASTMEKINETISNAKSKVKELIKAAQEKQLEAEPGRTMMESFENRVNQVLNKARDDAGSSAEKSLSESNNLKAMVTAGSKGSFINISQMTACVGQQNVEGKRIPFGFIDRTLPHFTKDDYGPESRGFVENSYLRGLTPQEFFFHAMGGREGLIDTAVKTSETGYIQRRLVKAMEDIMVKYDGTVRNSLGDVIQFLYGEDGMDAVWIETQKLDSLKAKKLTFDDMYAYEIDDPNWNPSYMLPEAIEDLKTIREIRSVFDAEVQKLQADRKQLGTEIAVTGDNSWPLPVNIQRLVLNAQKTFKIDFRRRSDMHPMEIVEAVDKLQERLKVVPGDDYLSMEAQKNATLFFNILLRSALASKRVLKEYRLSREAFDWVIGEIESRFLQSLVAPGEMIGCVAAQSIGEPATQMTLNTFHYAGVSAKNVTLGVPRLREIINVAKKIKTPSLSVYLKPEVGKTKERAKTVQCALEYTTLRSVTQATEVWYDPDPMSTLIEEDVEFVKSYYEMPDEEIDPDKISPWLLRIELNREMMVDKKLSMADIAEKINLEFDDDLTCIFNDDNAEKLILRIRIMNDEAPKGELDESAEDDVFLKKIESNMLTEMALRGIPDINKVFIKNSKVQKFDDNEGFKAETEWMLDTEGVNLLAVMTHEDVDARRTTSNHLIEVIEVLGIEAVRRSLLDELRVVISFDGSYVNYRHLAILCDTMTYRGHLMAITRHGINRNDTGPMMRCSFEETVDILLDAAVFAESDYLRGVTENIMLGQLAPIGTGGCALYLNEEMLKQAIEIPLPSYMEGGLEFGMTPGRSPISGTPYHDGMMSPNYLLSPNMRMSPITDAQFSPYVDKMAFSPTSSPGYSPSSPGYSPSSPGYSPTSPGYSPTSPGYSPTSPGYSPTSPTYSPSSPGYSPTSPAYSPTSPSYSPTSPSYSPTSPSYSPTSPSYSPTSPSYSPTSPAYSPTSPAYSPTSPAYSPTSPSYSPTSPSYSPTSPSYSPTSPSYSPTSPSYSPTSPSYSPTSPAYSPTSPGYSPTSPSYSPTSPSYSPTSPSYNPSARYSPSLAYSPTSPKLSPSSPYSPSSPSYSPTSPSYSPTSPSYSPSSPTYSPSSPYNSGTSPDYSPSSPQYSPSAGYSPSAPGYSPSSTSQYTPRTSDKDNKSVKDDKTGH encoded by the exons ATGGATTTGCGCTTCCCCTTCTCGCCGGCTGAGGTTGCCAAAGTCCGTGTGGTCCAGTTCGGCATAGTCAGCCCCGACGAAATT AGACAAATGTCAGTGGTCCACATTGAGCATGGTGAGACCACGGAGAGAGGGAAACCAAAGCCTGGAGGTTTGAGCGATCCTCGGCTCGGGACAATTGATCGAAAGATGAAGTGCGAGACGTGTATGGCGAACATGGCAGAGTGTCCAGGGCATTTTGGTCACCTTGAGCTAGCAAAACCTATGTTTCATATCGGATTTATGAAACCTGTACTTAGTATCCTTCGTTGCGTCTGCTTCAACTGCTCGAAAATTCTGGCAGATGAG GACGATCCTAAATTCAAGCAAGCCATGAGAATAAGAAATCCTAAAAACAGGCTGAAAAAGATGCTGGATGCTTGCAAAAATAAAACAAAGTGTGAAGGAGGGGACGAAATTGATGTTCGAGGCGAAGAGCCTGAAGCACCTGTCAAGAAGAGTAGAGGTGGCTGTGGTGCACAGCAGCCAAAAATTTCAATAGATGGCATGAAAATGGTTGCTGAATATAAGCTTCAGAAGAAAAAGAGTGATGACCCAGAGCAGATGCCAGAACCAGTTGAAAGGAAACAACAACTCTCTGCTGAAAGG GTGCTGAGCATTCTGAAGAGGGTAAGTGACGAAGATTGTCTGTTGCTTGGCCTAAACCCCGAGTATGCTCGCCCAGATTGGATGATTCTTCAAGTGCTTCCTATACCACCACCACCTGTTCGACCTTCTGTAATGATGGATACTTCGTCAAGGAGTGAG GATGATTTAACACATCAACTGGCCATGATTATTCGTCACAACGAGAATTTGAAGAGGCAGGAAAGGAATGGGGCACCGGCACACATCATTTCAGAGTTCGCACAGTTATTGCAATTTCATATAGCTACATATTTTGACAATGATCTGCCGGGACAACCAAGA GCTACGCAAAGATCAGGTAGACCTATTAAATCAATATGTAGTAGATTAAAATCAAAAGAAGGTCGGATCAGAGGCAATCTGATGGGCAAAAGAGTAGACTTTTCTGCTCGGACAGTTATTACTCCTGATCCAACTATTAACATTGATCAATTGGGAGTCCCGTGGAGTATTGCTCTGAATCTCACTTATCCAGAAACAGTGACACCATATAACATTGAAAG GTTAAAGGAGCTTGTTGAATATGGACCTCATCCACCTCCTGGTAAAACTGGGGCAAAGTATATAATTAGGGATGACGGCCAAAGGCTTGATCTCCGATACCTGAAGAAGAGCAGTGATCAGCATCTTGAGCTAGGATATAAG GTTGAGAGGCACTTAAATGATGGGGACTTTGTTCTCTTCAATCGGCAACCCAGTCTACACAAAATGTCCATTATGGGGCATAGGATCAAGATCATGCCATACTCAACCTTCCGGTTGAATTTATCTGTCACTTCTCCTTACAATGCTGATTTTGATGGTGACGAAATGAACATGCATGTTCCCCAGTCATTTGAAACCAGAGCAGAAGTGCTGGAGCTTATGATGGTCCCCAAGTGTATTGTTTCACCCCAGGCAAATAGGCCTGTAATGGGTATCGTGCAGGATACCCTTTTAGGTTGCCGAAAAATCACTAAAAGAGATACCTTTATAGAAAAG GATGTCTTTATGAACATTTTAATGTGGTGGGAGGATTTTGACGGGAAAGTACCCGCGCCGGCGATTCTGAAACCAAGGCCACTTTGGACCGGGAAGCAAGTGTTTAACCTCATCATACCGAAACAAATAAATCTTCTACGATATTCTGCGTGGCATAATGATTCAGAAAAAGGACCCATAACTCCAGGAGATACTCAAGTTAGAATAGAGAAAGGGGAGTTGCTAACTGGTACTCTTTGCAAAAAGACCCTTGGGACGTCCACTGGAAGTCTGATTCATGTTATATG GGAGGAGGTCGGGCCGGATGCTGCTCGCAAGTTTCTGGGACATACACAATGGCTGGTTAATTATTGGCTTCTTCAGAATGCTTTTAGCATTGGGATAGGAGACACAATTGCTGATGCTTCAACCATGGAGAAAATTAATGAAACTATCTCGAATGCAAAAAGCAAAGTCAAAGAACTTATCAAAGCTGCTCAAGAGAAGCAGTTAGAAGCTGAACCAGGGCGAACTATGATGGAATCATTCGAGAACAGAGTGAACCAG GTGTTGAATAAAGCTCGTGATGATGCGGGAAGCAGTGCCGAGAAGAGTTTATCAGAAAGCAACAATCTTAAAGCTATGGTTACTGCTGGGTCCAAGGGGAGTTTTATTAACATATCTCAAATGACTGCTTGTGTGGGGCAACAGAATGTTGAAGGGAAACGTATTCCTTTTGGGTTCATAGACCGTACTCTACCTCATTTTACCAAGGATGATTATGGTCCAGAAAGTCGTGGTTTTGTGGAGAATTCATATCTCCGGGGACTGACCCCTCAGGAGTTCTTCTTCCATGCTATGGGTGGTAGAGAAGGTCTAATTGATACTGCTGTGAAAACTTCTGAGACCGGGTACATCCAGAGGCGATTAGTGAAGGCCATGGAGGATATCATGGTCAAGTATGATGGTACTGTTAGGAATTCATTGGGTGATGTTATCCAGTTTCTGTATGGGGAAGATGGCATGGATGCTGTTTGGATTGAGACGCAGAAGCTGGATTCTCTGAAAGCAAAGAAATTAACATTCGATGACATGTATGCATATGAGATCGATGATCCTAACTGGAACCCAAGTTACATGTTGCCAGAAGCTATCGAAGATCTAAAAACTATTCGGGAGATTCGTAGTGTGTTTGATGCAGAGGTTCAGAAACTTCAAGCTGATAGAAAACAGCTTGGGACAGAGATTGCTGTAACGGGTGACAATTCTTGGCCGCTTCCTGTTAACATTCAGAGGCTTGTCTTGAATGCCCAAAAGACATTTAAGATAGATTTTCGAAGGCGGTCTGATATGCATCCTATGGAGATCGTGGAAGCTGTTGATAAGTTACAGGAGAGGCTTAAGGTTGTCCCTGGCGATGATTACCTAAGCATGGAAGCTCAGAAGAATGCTACTCTTTTCTTCAATATCTTGCTCCGTAGTGCCTTGGCTAGTAAAAGGGTTCTGAAGGAGTATAGACTTAGTCGGGAGGCTTTTGACTGGGTAATTGGTGAGATAGAGTCTCGCTTCTTGCAATCCCTTGTGGCACCAGGAGAGATGATTGGCTGTGTCGCTGCACAGTCAATTGGTGAGCCTGCCACACAGATGACTCTTAATACATTTCATTATGCTGGTGTGAGTGCTAAGAATGTTACTCTGGGTGTGCCAAGGTTGAGGGAAATCATCAATGTTGCCAAGAAAATTAAAACACCCTCTCTTTCTGTGTACTTGAAACCTGAAGTAGGCAAAACAAAAGAGAGGGCCAAAACTGTCCAGTGTGCCTTAGAATATACTACTTTGCGGAGCGTAACACAAGCCACAGAAGTGTGGTATGATCCAGACCCCATGAGCACCCTCATTGAGGAAGATGTTGAATTCGTCAAGTCGTACTATGAAATGCCAGATGAAGAGATCGACCCTGACAAAATTTCCCCATGGTTGCTTCGCATAGAGTTAAATCGTGAAATGATGGTGGATAAGAAACTTAGCATGGCTGACATTGCTGAAAAGATCAACCTTGAGTTTGATGATGACTTGACCTGCATCTTTAATGATGATAATGCGGAAAAGCTGATCCTTCGAATTCGTATTATGAATGATGAAGCTCCAAAAGGTGAACTGGATGAATCTGCTGAGGATGATGTCTTCCTTAAGAAGATCGAGAGTAATATGCTTACGGAGATGGCTCTCAGGGGAATTCCAGATATTAATAAGGTGTTCATAAAGAATAGTAAGGTACAGAAGTTTGATGACAATGAAGGATTTAAAGCAGAAACTGAATGGATGCTGGACACTGAAGGTGTGAATCTTTTGGCTGTCATGACACATGAAGATGTTGATGCAAGGAGAACTACAAGTAACCACTTGATTGAAGTTATTGAAGTTCTTGGAATTGAGGCAGTCCGAAGATCACTGCTGGATGAGTTGAGGGTCGTCATATCTTTTGATGGGTCCTATGTGAACTACCGACATCTGGCCATATTGTGTGATACCATGACCTACCGTGGTCATTTAATGGCCATCACTCGTCATGGTATTAACCGGAATGACACTGGTCCCATGATGAGATGCTCATTTGAGGAGACGGTGGACATCCTTCTTGATGCTGCTGTATTTGCAGAATCAGATTACTTGAGGGGTGTCACAGAAAATATCATGTTAGGTCAGCTTGCACCAATTGGCACAGGAGGCTGTGCTTTGTACCTCAATGAGGAGATGTTGAAACAAGCTATTGAGATACCATTGCCTAGCTACATGGAAGGTGGTCTTGAATTTGGCATGACGCCTGGACGCTCACCTATCAGTGGAACCCCATATCATGACGGCATGATGTCTCCAAATTATTTGCTGAGCCCTAATATGCGGATGTCACCCATTACAGATGCTCAATTTTCTCCTTATGTGGATAAGATGGCTTTCTCTCCTACTTCATCCCCCGGATACAGCCCGTCATCCCCTGGTTACAGCCCGTCGTCCCCTGGTTACAGCCCGACCTCTCCAGGTTACAGCCCCACATCCCCAGGTTACAGCCCCACGTCCCCGGGGTACAGCCCCACTTCCCCCACTTATAGCCCCAGCTCTCCTGGCTACAGCCCGACAAGTCCGGCATATTCCCCAACCAGTCCATCGTACTCTCCCACATCACCCAGTTATAGTCCAACATCTCCGAGCTATAGCCCTACATCTCCTAGTTATAGCCCAACATCGCCTAGCTATAGCCCCACTTCTCCTGCCTACAGCCCCACTTCGCCTGCCTACAGCCCCACTTCGCCTGCCTACAGCCCCACTTCTCCATCTTACAGCCCCACTTCGCCATCTTACAGCCCCACCTCACCTTCTTACAGCCCCACCTCGCCTTCATATAGCCCCACCTCACCAAGTTATAGTCCAACTTCTCCATCATATAGTCCCACTTCTCCTGCATACAGTCCTACCTCCCCTGGTTACAGCCCAACATCTCCCAGTTACAGCCCAACATCACCATCATATAGTCCTACATCACCAAGTTACAATCCCTCGGCTAGATACAGCCCCTCCCTTGCATATTCGCCAACCAGTCCAAAGCTGTCTCCTTCTAGTCCATACAGCCCGTCATCTCCAAGTTACAG TCCAACGTCACCTTCGTACTCTCCAACATCTCCATCATATTCTCCTTCAAGCCCAACCTATAGTCCCAGCAG CCCATACAACTCAGGTACAAGTCCAGATTATAGTCCTAGTTCTCCCCAATACAG TCCAAGTGCAGGCTACTCACCAAGTGCTCCTGGGTATTCACCATCATCTACTAGCCAGTACACCCCGCGCACTAGCGATAAAGACAACAAGAGTGTCAAAGACGACAAGACTGGTCATTAG